In the Natrinema sp. CBA1119 genome, GATCGAGGAGTAGAAGGCAGGCAACTCCTCCCGGGGGAGGAACGATCGGATCTCGATGTTCTCCGGCGCGTCTCGCTCGAGACAGTCGCGGTAGGGACCCTCACCGACGATGACGAAGTCGTACTCCGGTAGTTCCTCGGCGGCACGCAGGATCTCGCTGACGTTTTTCTCCATGCTGAGCCGACCGCTGTAGCCGATCACCGTTCGGTCGGAGTACCACTCTCCTGCGGTCGGCTGGAAGAAGTCCATATCGATCCCCACGGGGAGCTGGACGTGTTCGACGTTTCGATCGATCCGTTCGGTCGAAGCGGTCACCACGTCGAAGCTCTCGAGGAACGCGTTCTCGACGGGAACGTACAGTTTCGAGAGCAATCCCGCGACCGACTCGAGTTTGACGTTCTGGTGGAAGTACTCCTCGAGCGGTGTGTGGTGCGTATAGATCGTCGGGAGGTCGTGTTTCCAGGCGTAGTACCGTCCGAGGACGCCGATCGGTGCGGGGCCGTGGCAGTGAACGACATCGAGTTCGGGAAGCGTCGACGGCCGTCGGGTGAGGGGGATCCGATAGCCGGCGTAAAACGGGTTCGGCAGTGATTTGACCGGGACCTCGCGATCGCCGGGCTCGTAGTCGCCGTCGGGGTAGACGACGTACACCTCGTGGCCCTTTCGTTCTAACTCCTCGCGCCAGAGCTTTATCGTGTACGTTACGCCATCGATCTCGGGGAAATAACTGTCCGTGAAGAATCCGATTTTCATTCAGGCCACCTCCTGGTACAGCGACTGGTATTGCTTCGCGACCGTCTCGAGCGAGAATTCCTCGCTCCGTCCGGCCGCGTTCGATCCGAGCCGGTCCCGGAGTTCGGCGTCTGTGAGCCGCTCGAGGGCCGCCTCGAAGCCGTCGACGCCCGCCCCTGAGACCTTCAGACAGTCCTCGCCGTCCGCGAGCC is a window encoding:
- a CDS encoding glycosyltransferase translates to MKIGFFTDSYFPEIDGVTYTIKLWREELERKGHEVYVVYPDGDYEPGDREVPVKSLPNPFYAGYRIPLTRRPSTLPELDVVHCHGPAPIGVLGRYYAWKHDLPTIYTHHTPLEEYFHQNVKLESVAGLLSKLYVPVENAFLESFDVVTASTERIDRNVEHVQLPVGIDMDFFQPTAGEWYSDRTVIGYSGRLSMEKNVSEILRAAEELPEYDFVIVGEGPYRDCLERDAPENIEIRSFLPREELPAFYSSIDTFVTASTADTLGLSTLEANACGTPVAAADVPPFDHTIGADNGERFEYGDLESMVDAIETCLATDRETRAGVERYAVEYTMDHLEQLYHNVPLSKDEAATDVESPWRFSEEDRS